A DNA window from Drosophila virilis strain 15010-1051.87 chromosome 4, Dvir_AGI_RSII-ME, whole genome shotgun sequence contains the following coding sequences:
- the LOC6635665 gene encoding large ribosomal subunit protein mL62, which produces MNKITRAFIRVLQHSNNSYALLGRQLSYKSDLSLDKIYPNARLQLFTPPPPPPGNGGKFNGYIPMDKLEITYSRSSGPGGQHVNTVNSKVDVRFKLAEAQWIPEQTRQKLLQVLANKLNKEGYYFIKSDLTRSQQLNLADALEKLRTIIRAQELDAPTGPSELTLEKLRRRQERAARQRLQLKRNRAQIKAERQAPSGIDF; this is translated from the exons atgaataaaataaCGCGTGCTTTTATTCGCGTATTGCAGCACAGCAATAATTCGTACGCGCTCCTCGGTCGCCAGCTATCATACAAAAGCGATTTGTCGCTGGACAAGATCTATCCAAATGCGCGCCTGCAGCTCTTcacgccgccaccgccgccg CCCGGAAACGGAGGCAAGTTCAATGGCTATATACCCATGGATAAGCTGGAGATCACGTACAGTCGCAGCTCCGGCCCGGGCGGCCAGCACGTGAACACGGTCAACAGCAAGGTGGACGTGCGCTTCAAGCTGGCGGAGGCACAGTGGATACCGGAACAGACGCGCCAAAAGCTGCTGCAGGTGCTGGCCAACAAGCTGAACAAGGAGGGCTACTACTTCATCAAGAGCGACCTGACGCGTTCGCAGCAGCTGAACCTGGCCGATGCGCTCGAGAAGCTGCGCACGATTATACGCGCCCAGGAGCTGGACGCCCCGACCGGACCCAGCGAGTTGACGCTGGAGAAGCTGCGTCGTCGCCAGGAGCGTGCGGCCAGACAGCGGCTGCAACTGAAACGCAATCGTGCCCAGATCAAAGCGGAACGCCAGGCGCCAAGCGGCATagatttttaa